In a single window of the Amycolatopsis sp. cg5 genome:
- the thiS gene encoding sulfur carrier protein ThiS codes for MQVQVNGSWRDVPDGATVAQLLAALGTPGRGVAVALDGVVVRRGDWETAEVPRGASLEILTAVQGG; via the coding sequence ATGCAGGTACAGGTCAACGGCAGCTGGCGGGACGTTCCCGACGGCGCCACGGTCGCGCAGCTGCTGGCGGCGCTCGGCACGCCGGGCCGCGGCGTCGCCGTCGCGCTCGACGGCGTGGTCGTCCGGCGCGGCGACTGGGAAACGGCGGAGGTGCCGCGCGGCGCCAGCCTCGAGATCCTCACGGCGGTGCAAGGTGGCTGA
- a CDS encoding thiazole synthase — protein sequence MAEDLLVIGEHKFDSRLIIGTGGAGNLAVLERALVASGTELTTVAMRRADAEGGSGVLDLLRRLGIQLLPNTAGCRTAAEAVLTAQLAREACETDLIKLEVHADDRTLLPDPLETLEAAEQLAADGFTVFVYTNDDPVLALRLEQAGCAAVMPLGAPIGTGLGIRNPHNIELIVSRASVPVILDAGIGTASDATLAMELGCDAVLLSTAVTRATDPERMAYAMRSAVVAGRLARSAGRIPQRFWAHASSPPR from the coding sequence GTGGCTGAAGACCTGCTCGTCATCGGTGAGCACAAGTTCGACTCACGGCTCATCATCGGCACCGGCGGCGCGGGCAACCTCGCCGTGCTCGAACGCGCGCTCGTCGCGTCCGGCACCGAGCTCACCACGGTCGCCATGCGGCGCGCGGACGCCGAGGGCGGCTCCGGTGTGCTGGACCTGTTGCGGCGCTTGGGAATCCAGCTGCTGCCCAACACGGCAGGCTGCCGGACGGCCGCCGAGGCCGTGCTCACCGCCCAGCTCGCGCGCGAGGCCTGTGAGACCGATCTCATCAAGCTGGAGGTGCACGCCGACGACCGGACGTTGCTCCCCGACCCGCTGGAAACCCTTGAGGCGGCCGAACAATTGGCCGCGGACGGGTTCACCGTGTTCGTCTACACCAACGACGACCCGGTGCTCGCGCTGCGGCTGGAGCAGGCGGGCTGCGCGGCCGTGATGCCGCTGGGCGCGCCGATCGGCACCGGGCTCGGCATCCGCAACCCGCACAACATCGAGCTGATCGTCTCCCGTGCGTCCGTTCCGGTGATTCTCGACGCGGGCATCGGCACGGCGTCGGACGCCACACTTGCCATGGAACTCGGGTGTGACGCGGTTTTGTTGTCGACAGCGGTCACTCGGGCGACGGATCCCGAGCGTATGGCCTACGCGATGCGGTCGGCTGTCGTAGCCGGACGCCTCGCGAGGAGCGCCGGACGCATCCCGCAACGCTTCTGGGCCCACGCTTCGAGCCCGCCACGTTAG
- a CDS encoding GntR family transcriptional regulator, with protein MLETSSGEAAASPSGMRGQREPKYWALKQHLLDLLDALPPGAPIPTERALAGEFTVSRTTVRQALADLTAEGRLHRVQGKGTFAAEPKLAQRLQLSSYTEDMRAQGREPSSKLLDIDEMPVEADLAKLLGIRVGAKILRLRRLRLADAEPMALETTHLPMARFRGLRKHVSAGGSLYAVLREHYGVEMERAEETIETALAGPQEAELLGADVGMPMLLLSRHSFGVDGKPVEYVRSIYRGDRYKFVTTLRKP; from the coding sequence ATGTTGGAGACATCGAGTGGAGAGGCGGCCGCGTCGCCGTCGGGCATGAGGGGGCAGCGGGAGCCCAAATACTGGGCACTCAAACAGCACCTTCTCGATCTCCTTGACGCGCTGCCACCTGGGGCTCCGATCCCCACGGAGCGGGCGCTGGCAGGGGAATTCACGGTTTCGCGCACCACCGTGCGGCAGGCGCTGGCCGATCTGACGGCCGAGGGCAGGCTGCATCGCGTGCAGGGCAAGGGGACCTTCGCCGCCGAGCCGAAGCTCGCGCAGCGGCTGCAGCTGTCTTCGTACACAGAGGACATGCGCGCGCAGGGCCGCGAGCCGTCGTCGAAGCTGTTGGACATCGACGAAATGCCCGTCGAAGCCGACCTGGCGAAGCTGCTGGGCATCCGCGTCGGCGCGAAGATCCTGCGGCTGCGGCGGCTCCGGCTCGCCGACGCGGAGCCGATGGCGCTGGAGACCACGCACCTGCCGATGGCCCGTTTCCGCGGTTTGCGCAAACACGTTTCCGCAGGTGGATCGCTATACGCGGTGCTGCGAGAGCACTACGGCGTAGAGATGGAACGCGCCGAGGAAACGATCGAGACCGCACTCGCCGGACCGCAGGAAGCCGAGCTGCTCGGCGCCGACGTCGGCATGCCGATGCTGCTCCTTTCGCGGCACAGTTTCGGGGTCGACGGCAAGCCGGTCGAGTACGTCCGGTCGATCTACCGCGGAGATCGGTATAAATTCGTTACGACGCTGCGCAAGCCGTGA
- a CDS encoding threonine/serine dehydratase, with protein MNLVTIDEIHAAAKRVAGVALRTPLLPQLWASPAKLWLKPENLQQIGAFKVRGAYNAIAALDEKTREKGVVAYSSGNHAQAVAFAAKQFGVPAVIVVPDVTPRVKVEATAAHGAEVVEVPIGQRESAAHAIAEERGLTLIPPFDHRNVIAGQGTAGLEIAEDLPDVEVVLIPISGGGLASGIGTAIRALAPNAKIFGVEPELAADTAEGLKAGHRVDWPVEKRARTIADGLRSQPSELTFAHLQVVLDGMLTVTEEEIREAVRVLARRAGLIAEPSGAVSTAAFLFHGDKLPDGKTVAVVSGGNLDPSALGELLG; from the coding sequence ATGAACCTGGTGACGATCGACGAAATCCACGCCGCGGCCAAGCGGGTCGCCGGGGTTGCCCTGCGCACCCCGCTGCTCCCGCAGCTGTGGGCCAGCCCGGCCAAGCTGTGGCTCAAGCCCGAGAACCTGCAGCAAATCGGCGCGTTCAAGGTCAGGGGCGCGTACAACGCGATCGCCGCGCTCGACGAGAAGACCCGCGAAAAAGGTGTCGTCGCGTATTCGAGCGGTAACCACGCGCAAGCGGTCGCGTTCGCGGCGAAGCAGTTCGGCGTGCCCGCCGTGATCGTCGTCCCGGACGTGACGCCGAGGGTCAAGGTGGAGGCGACCGCCGCGCACGGCGCCGAGGTCGTCGAGGTGCCGATCGGGCAGCGCGAGTCGGCCGCGCACGCGATCGCCGAGGAGCGCGGGCTGACGCTGATCCCGCCGTTCGACCACCGCAACGTCATCGCCGGCCAGGGCACTGCCGGCCTGGAGATCGCCGAAGACCTGCCCGACGTCGAGGTCGTGCTGATCCCGATCAGCGGCGGCGGGCTCGCTTCCGGCATCGGCACCGCGATCAGGGCGCTGGCCCCGAACGCGAAGATCTTCGGCGTCGAGCCCGAGCTCGCCGCGGACACCGCCGAGGGCCTCAAGGCAGGCCACCGCGTCGACTGGCCGGTCGAGAAGCGGGCTCGGACCATCGCGGACGGCCTGCGCTCGCAGCCGTCGGAGCTCACCTTCGCGCACCTTCAGGTGGTGCTCGACGGCATGCTGACCGTCACCGAGGAGGAGATCCGCGAGGCCGTGCGCGTGCTGGCCAGGCGGGCTGGCCTGATCGCGGAGCCGAGCGGCGCCGTGTCGACGGCCGCGTTCCTGTTCCACGGCGACAAGCTGCCCGACGGCAAGACTGTGGCCGTCGTGTCCGGCGGCAACCTCGACCCGTCGGCGCTGGGAGAACTGCTCGGCTAA
- a CDS encoding MFS transporter, with amino-acid sequence MAMLDGTIVNVALPRMGEELHASVAGLQWILDGYLLALAALILVAGSLGDRYGRRRMFVIGVVWFGIASVLCGAAVSTEMLVATRVLQGIGGALLTPGSLAILQSSFAREDRARAIGAWSGLGGIAAAVGPLLGGALVQLWSWRLAFLINLPLAIVCVVLARKYVPESRDEQATGHPDFTAAALGAIGLAGLTGALVEAPVRGVGDVVVLVSAVAGVAGLAAFVWLQHRSADPLVPPQLFRDRTFTLANVLTFVVYAALGGVFMLMVMQLQVSLGFSPTAAGIAGLPITLIMLALSGRSGALAARIGPRLQLVVGPILVGLGMLLMMRITPGASYVGAVLPAVVVFGLGLAAVVAPVTATVLAAAPDRFAGVASGVNNAIARTGGLLAVAVLPAVAGLSGRSYSDPAALTEGWQRALLVCAVLAIAGGLTALGIHNGVLSAPPEPAETPHPGECLHCGVEGPPTHVRASHA; translated from the coding sequence ATGGCGATGCTCGACGGGACGATCGTCAACGTCGCTCTCCCTCGAATGGGTGAAGAATTACACGCGTCCGTCGCCGGTCTGCAATGGATTCTCGACGGTTATCTGCTCGCGCTGGCGGCACTGATCCTCGTCGCCGGATCACTCGGCGACAGATATGGCCGACGGCGCATGTTCGTTATTGGTGTCGTTTGGTTCGGTATCGCTTCGGTGTTGTGCGGTGCTGCGGTTTCCACCGAGATGCTCGTCGCGACTCGGGTGCTGCAAGGCATCGGCGGCGCGCTGCTGACCCCCGGCTCGCTCGCGATCCTGCAGTCGTCGTTCGCACGGGAAGACCGGGCGCGCGCGATCGGCGCGTGGTCGGGACTCGGCGGCATCGCGGCCGCGGTCGGGCCGCTGCTCGGCGGCGCGCTCGTGCAGCTGTGGTCGTGGCGGCTGGCGTTCCTGATCAACCTGCCGCTCGCGATCGTCTGCGTCGTGCTCGCGCGCAAGTACGTCCCGGAGTCGCGTGACGAGCAGGCCACCGGGCACCCGGACTTCACCGCGGCCGCGCTCGGCGCCATCGGCCTCGCCGGGCTGACCGGCGCGCTGGTGGAAGCCCCGGTGCGCGGTGTCGGTGACGTGGTCGTGCTCGTCTCGGCGGTCGCCGGCGTGGCCGGGCTGGCCGCGTTCGTCTGGCTCCAGCACCGCTCGGCCGACCCGCTGGTGCCGCCGCAGCTGTTCCGCGACCGCACGTTCACCCTCGCCAACGTGCTGACGTTCGTCGTCTACGCCGCGCTCGGCGGCGTGTTCATGCTGATGGTCATGCAGCTGCAGGTCTCACTCGGCTTCTCACCGACCGCCGCCGGGATCGCCGGGCTGCCGATCACGCTGATCATGCTCGCGCTGTCCGGCCGCTCCGGCGCGCTCGCCGCGCGGATCGGCCCGCGCCTGCAGCTGGTCGTCGGCCCGATCCTGGTCGGCCTCGGCATGCTGCTGATGATGCGGATCACGCCGGGCGCGTCCTATGTGGGCGCGGTGCTGCCCGCGGTCGTGGTGTTCGGGCTCGGCCTGGCCGCCGTGGTGGCGCCGGTGACCGCGACCGTGCTCGCCGCCGCGCCCGACCGGTTCGCCGGGGTGGCGTCGGGCGTCAACAACGCGATCGCGCGCACCGGCGGCCTGCTCGCGGTCGCCGTGCTGCCCGCTGTCGCCGGGCTGAGCGGGCGGTCCTATTCGGACCCGGCCGCGCTCACCGAAGGCTGGCAGCGGGCGCTGCTCGTCTGCGCGGTGCTGGCCATCGCGGGCGGCCTGACCGCGCTGGGCATCCACAACGGCGTGCTGTCCGCGCCGCCGGAACCCGCCGAGACTCCCCATCCCGGCGAGTGCCTGCACTGCGGAGTCGAAGGCCCTCCGACCCACGTCCGCGCCTCACACGCTTAG
- a CDS encoding ion transporter → MFKPVQVAKFVEDRRFQNFIISVIIFNAITLAMETSANLLAAYGPVLHALDHIALGIFVAELLAKFYAYRAKFFRDSWNVFDLIIIGIAVIPATGPFAVLRALRVLRVLRLISVVPSMRKVVSGLLTAIPGMASIAALLGLIIFVAGVMATKLFGVISPDNFGDLGTSLFTLFQVMTGEAWPDIAKDIMVQAPMAWLFFVIYILVSSFAVLNLFIAVVVSGMEDELRQDIREEEAKQSEMLAAANAEILAELRALRAEIAAMRQNA, encoded by the coding sequence GTGTTCAAGCCAGTACAGGTAGCGAAGTTCGTCGAAGACCGCCGGTTCCAGAACTTCATCATCTCCGTGATCATCTTCAACGCCATCACACTGGCGATGGAGACCTCGGCCAATCTGCTGGCCGCGTACGGCCCCGTGCTGCACGCGCTCGACCACATCGCGCTCGGCATCTTCGTGGCCGAGCTGCTCGCGAAGTTCTACGCGTACCGCGCGAAGTTCTTCCGCGACTCGTGGAACGTGTTCGACCTGATCATCATCGGGATCGCGGTGATACCGGCGACCGGGCCGTTCGCGGTGCTGCGCGCGCTGCGCGTGCTCCGGGTGCTGCGGCTGATCTCGGTCGTCCCGTCGATGCGGAAGGTCGTTTCCGGCCTGCTGACGGCGATCCCCGGCATGGCGTCGATCGCGGCGCTGCTGGGGCTGATCATCTTCGTCGCGGGCGTGATGGCGACCAAGCTGTTCGGCGTGATCTCGCCGGACAACTTCGGCGACCTGGGCACCTCGCTGTTCACGCTGTTCCAGGTGATGACCGGTGAGGCGTGGCCGGACATCGCGAAGGACATCATGGTGCAGGCGCCGATGGCCTGGCTGTTCTTCGTGATCTACATCCTGGTGTCGAGCTTCGCGGTGCTCAACCTGTTCATCGCCGTGGTGGTCAGCGGCATGGAGGACGAGCTGCGGCAGGACATCCGCGAGGAGGAGGCCAAGCAGTCGGAGATGCTGGCCGCCGCCAACGCGGAGATCCTGGCCGAGCTACGCGCGCTGCGCGCCGAAATCGCGGCCATGCGCCAGAACGCCTGA
- the thiO gene encoding glycine oxidase ThiO, producing MSRLSVVGGGVIGLSVAWRAAVAGRKVTVFDPNPGRGASWLAGGMLAPVTEAWPGEEAVLRIGEESLKRWPGFAKELVEEGFDPGLSDAGTMVVALDSADAGHLEILAGYLKSLGREVEMVTGREARKAEPGLSGAVRSGLLVPGDLAVDNRKLLQSLEKAARKRGVKFVHKELAELPDGEVVIAAGAWSSRLHPLLDGVRPLKGEILRLKPRRGCLPPPKRTVRAVVEGKPIYLVPREEGELVLGATQYEAGFDTAVTAKGVCELLEGAERVFPGIAEYELVETAAGLRAASVDTMPYIGELADGVYAATGHHRNGLLLAPITADAIVALLAGEPVPDEVIAADPRERV from the coding sequence ATGAGCAGGTTGAGTGTGGTCGGTGGCGGGGTCATCGGCTTGTCCGTCGCGTGGCGTGCCGCCGTGGCCGGGCGCAAGGTCACCGTTTTCGACCCGAATCCGGGCAGGGGCGCGTCGTGGCTCGCCGGCGGCATGCTGGCGCCCGTCACCGAGGCGTGGCCCGGTGAGGAAGCGGTGCTGCGGATCGGCGAGGAGTCGCTGAAACGCTGGCCTGGCTTCGCGAAGGAACTCGTCGAAGAGGGCTTCGACCCCGGGCTGTCCGACGCGGGGACCATGGTCGTCGCGCTCGACAGCGCGGACGCCGGGCATCTCGAAATCCTCGCCGGGTACTTGAAATCGCTCGGCCGCGAAGTCGAGATGGTCACCGGGCGCGAAGCACGCAAAGCCGAGCCTGGCTTGTCCGGCGCGGTCCGAAGTGGACTGCTGGTGCCCGGTGATTTGGCCGTGGACAACCGAAAGCTGCTGCAGTCGCTCGAAAAGGCGGCACGTAAACGCGGGGTCAAGTTCGTGCACAAGGAACTCGCCGAACTGCCAGACGGCGAGGTCGTCATCGCTGCGGGCGCGTGGAGTTCCCGGCTGCACCCGCTGCTCGACGGGGTCCGCCCGCTCAAAGGCGAGATACTCCGCCTGAAACCGCGCCGCGGCTGCCTGCCGCCGCCGAAACGCACGGTACGCGCGGTCGTCGAGGGCAAGCCGATCTACCTTGTCCCGCGCGAAGAAGGCGAACTCGTGCTCGGCGCGACGCAGTACGAAGCGGGCTTCGACACCGCGGTCACCGCGAAAGGCGTCTGCGAACTGCTCGAAGGCGCCGAACGCGTTTTTCCCGGCATCGCCGAGTACGAGCTCGTCGAAACCGCCGCCGGCCTGCGCGCGGCCAGCGTGGACACCATGCCGTACATCGGCGAACTGGCCGACGGCGTCTACGCCGCGACCGGTCATCACCGCAACGGCCTGCTGCTCGCCCCGATCACCGCCGACGCGATCGTCGCGCTGCTCGCGGGCGAGCCGGTGCCGGACGAAGTCATCGCCGCCGATCCCAGGGAGCGAGTTTGA
- a CDS encoding MarR family winged helix-turn-helix transcriptional regulator, translating to MTTSSAQDVSGRLFLAVGRLSRSLRQAGTPGPGHGAISALATLVNQGQLRLGDLAAKEGVAAATMSRIVAALVEAGYVSREPDPIDRRAWLATATDEGANLVSGVQSTRVQELNRRIERLTPEHRDALQTALPALEALLTDDI from the coding sequence GTGACCACGTCATCGGCCCAGGATGTTTCGGGCAGATTGTTCCTCGCGGTGGGCAGGTTGTCCCGGTCGCTACGGCAGGCCGGGACACCCGGCCCCGGGCACGGCGCCATCTCCGCGCTCGCCACGCTGGTCAACCAGGGGCAGCTGCGCCTCGGTGACCTGGCGGCCAAGGAGGGGGTCGCGGCGGCGACCATGTCGCGCATAGTGGCCGCGCTGGTGGAGGCGGGCTACGTCAGCCGCGAACCCGACCCGATCGACCGCCGCGCCTGGCTCGCGACGGCGACCGACGAGGGCGCGAACCTCGTCAGCGGTGTCCAGTCGACGCGCGTGCAGGAGCTGAACCGGCGCATCGAGCGGCTCACCCCCGAGCACCGCGACGCGCTGCAGACCGCCTTGCCCGCGCTGGAAGCCCTGCTCACCGACGACATCTGA
- the thiE gene encoding thiamine phosphate synthase, whose amino-acid sequence MPGLNGEQIRKRLDDARLYLCTASRPDLADFVDAALAGGVDIVQLRDKSLEAREELAALEIIAEACARHGALLSVNDRADIALAAGADVLHLGQDDLPVPTARRILGDDVVIGRSTHSVPQAAAAAAEYGSDYFCAGPCWPTPTKPGRPAPGLDLVRATAASAPDRPWFAIGGIDLDRLPEVLAAGATRVVVVRAITEASDPEFAARALKTHLV is encoded by the coding sequence ATGCCTGGGCTCAACGGTGAACAGATCCGGAAACGACTCGACGACGCGCGCCTGTACCTCTGCACGGCCTCGCGCCCCGACCTCGCCGACTTCGTCGACGCGGCGCTCGCGGGTGGCGTCGACATCGTACAGCTGCGCGACAAGTCCTTGGAGGCCCGCGAAGAGCTGGCCGCGCTGGAGATCATCGCGGAGGCCTGCGCCCGGCACGGAGCGCTGCTCTCGGTGAACGACCGCGCGGACATCGCGCTGGCCGCCGGCGCGGACGTGCTGCACCTCGGCCAAGACGACCTCCCGGTCCCGACGGCCCGCCGCATTCTGGGCGACGACGTGGTCATCGGCCGGTCGACGCACTCGGTCCCGCAGGCCGCTGCCGCGGCGGCCGAGTACGGCTCGGACTACTTCTGCGCGGGTCCCTGCTGGCCGACACCGACCAAGCCCGGCCGTCCCGCGCCCGGCCTCGACCTGGTCCGCGCCACGGCCGCGTCGGCGCCCGACCGGCCCTGGTTCGCCATCGGCGGGATCGACCTCGACCGGCTGCCCGAGGTGCTGGCCGCCGGCGCCACCCGCGTCGTGGTCGTCCGGGCGATCACGGAGGCCTCGGACCCCGAGTTCGCCGCCCGAGCCCTCAAGACGCACCTGGTGTGA